AGATGGGGAGTCTGTGGCGAAGATCCATCTTGATTGAGTATTCGATCGATTGGGATGTTTTTTCCGGCTGGTCTGATGGGCATCATGAAGGTTTCTCCTTGAAATTGTAGCGGTTAACAGACGATAAGGCTTTTCAGAGCTTTGGCCGCTGGTTGTCGGAGGGGTGGGGTTTGGCGGCGGAGTGACGCGGTTCAGTGCAGGAGCTTTTGGTTTCTCTCTATTGGGCAGTGAATTGGGCTACCTGCTCTCATGGGAGTCATGGGTATGGCTGAGCTGGGCCTAGGTCTTTTTGGACCTTGGCTTAGTCTGCAACTCTTATTTTTACAGTCTTTTATTTTCCTAATAATGCTCCCTTTTTGGTGAGTAGTAGTATAGTGGGTTTCGGCCTTGTATCGCTTGTCCTTAGGTAGCATGTTTATGTGCTCTATTTGGATAAGTGTAGTAGTCTAGTTTAGGCTTGAATAAGAGTTTACTCTCCCAATGGACTTGACGCATGGTTTTGTATTGGAGTTAACCTCTTGCATAACTAATGGTAGCTCTAGGCTTCAACCGCACGAGCGACTTGCCCGATGGAATTTATTCattttcctttaaaaaaaacaactgCGAGGATTTATCTCAAACTTACATTATCTTTTGAAGGTATCAAGAAAGATTGACTTCAAATAGCTGGTTTTGGGTTGATGAAGGCTATTGTGTGAGCTAATTGTATCAAATCAATGCTACATTTCGGAGTAAAGCTAGCTTTTGCTCAACTCCTTTTGTAGTTGATGTATTGATTGCAGCAAATGTGAGCAATACTATAGTATTGTACATAGTAGTTAGGTGCTACATCCCTAAGTACTACATGCACTATGTGCACGAGCGAGGTTCACCCTTGCACCAAGCCAAGCGCGCACTGCAAGCAAGCAAGGAGCCAAGTATACACGGACCAAGCCAAAGTTAGAGACCAAGCTACAAGCAAGGCACGACGCAGGACAATTGctgggatattagcctcgtcaGCCTAGATGCAGGACTGTGCAGGGAGATTAGCCTTACTAGTAGGAAAGttgcagggatattagcctcatTAGCAGGCAGTTGCAGAATGTAGgtagattagcctcgccaacaGGCAGTTACAGAATGCATGCAgtttagccttattagcagACAGTTACAAGCAATTGTAGAGATATTAGCCTCGTTAGTAGATAGGTAGTTGCAGAGTGGTTTTGGGATGAGTTGGCAAGAGAAGTTATATTCTTGGTGGTTATCCTAGGTAGTTACCTAAGTAGTGAGGTTGTCCACTACATACTAGAATAATGGCATGCATGACAAGTGTCATAGATAGTTAAGGGAAGTCACAACTTCCATGTAATGTATGTATTTAAGAAAGAAGGAACTCTATCATAAGACTTGGAGAagttgtaacgaccctaaaatttcgagcataaaaaaaactcaaaatttcaaagtcgtgaaacaccaaaacaatctcaatgaatcgaaatcattttaaatgccacagtggatcattactgagttcacaatataactcagacaaaccaattattacaaaccaaatttataattcaacattacataaaaatggtaatgtaataatcctcacaatctcccacaaaactcacaaataaatcctcacaagttctcacacaaatccacaataaaaacctcaccacaagtaggataatgaatgacttcgagtcttcagagttgtccttcgatttctactagtcaacacctgcggaattatcccctacaccattgaattggtgcaccgggattgtaaacacaaacccggtaagctttacaactcgtatgagtaaaatgaaaatataactcgcatatcaatatatacgaaaatccacaaatcaacaaatataaatgcactcatgagtcaatggacggcccatctgattgtcccaaaaaaatatgaaaatgaaagtcctcatgagaaattgggcaacccatctgtttacccaaatacatttataatacggttactaatgaacgctggtacacctctgttacccctcacgtagtacaccgccgatattgggaaACCTCCtactacccaacatccaaaaatatgagtactcatgaaccgataacccatctgttacctcacatgcagtactccggcagacagactagagctctaactgtatcgtaactttcgcctgacaaaaggctaggttccgacatgccaaacatgTTCGAAAACatcaaatcacgtccgaagacaaaacgttttaacaaacaccatgttaaaaccacatacaataatcatcacctcatattgtacaaattaactcgacatgctcaatatataattctcgtcatcaaaatgacatattcacaatgaattcataacaatatataatatagcaaactatatatatatgtacctatttaccatttatataaatatatatatattccactatatcatatacatgtcgtatttcaatatttaaaactcttgcaaaatcttgaatctccgcaagggtagattcgtaaatatgtgagattttactcaccttatcaactcgagcgtaattccacaatttctgaAGATAATTACTTTCCttcatttatcgatcaccttgaaaagataagaaaagaatttagaatcgtttcgtaaacctttaaatgccaaaacagtaataatatgttactgttcagcaatttttggttttacgaatttactgttcatggcgttactattcacgtatttccTCTACCTCCCCATGGCCTCACGCCACCTCCTACCCCTTCCACgctcccccacgcgccgcctaaggtaGCGGTAACCTCCCTCTCCCCACCTCCTCCGATCTGCCTCCAATCAAGCCAAAATccaacaacaaacacacacaatccatCAATTACATCAAACCATACCTTGATTGAAGCTACAAACTCTGATCTAGCACCGGAGAAGCTCGGATCGCCGGCAGTGTTCCATCCCTCGGGATGAACTTGAATCGACGCGATTTGCCCCCAATCTGATGGCAGAGGGTGCGAAGGGTGAGGATCGGCGGCGAGGTGCTCTCCTCCGAGCCCTTGCGTCACCGGAGTTGGTGGTTCGAGCGGCGACGAGTTGCAGAAGCTTGATATCCTCGGAGGGGCTTCAGTGTGGCGAACCGCGGCTCGTCGCGTCCAGGGGTGGCTGAGGGTGGTCGTGCGACACCTTTTGGATGGGTGGTGAGACTCACGGCGGCCGGTGAGGTTGGATCGCCGGTGGGCAatgagggagggagagagagagcgaattcggggagagagagaggatggAGGCGCGggtgagaggagagagaagggtttccacaaatggaaaccctacttcagaataatttccttttatacccctttctaaatcggaaactaatttccgtcgttaataactttcacgtacgacgtccgatacAAACGCATGATGCGTCCACAAcgcgtatcgatgagctctacgactttcgtgaaggaagttttcgcaaacgagcgacggaataaaagtcgatatatacgttgcggaaacgtaacgtttttctaattaaacgttccgatagcgtttccgttttcgtttcaaaaTGTCGCGAACCActaattgtcgtcttgaattaatttcaaaaatttaacaaattgaaaatactcgataATTAGTTccgaaaaattcgggttattacaatctaccccccttaaaggaatttcgtcccgaaattcaagctcacttaACAAAttactgtggatatctggtcatcatgtccgactctagctcccaagatgcatcaccctcatcatgatgactccacaataccttgactagctctacttctttcctccgaagcttctttgtggatctatccagaatacgaatcggctcgacaacaaatgtagcattttccttcacctcaatggtgctatgatcgatcacatgtgactcatctggtacatacttcctcaacatggaaatgtggaagacgttgtgaacgcccgacatgctagtaggcaaggctagtcgatatgctagttctcccaccttctcaagaatctcaaagggcccaacatatctcggagccaactttcctttcttgccaaatctcactacacccctcataggtgaaaatTTTAGGAACACATGATCGccgatctcaaattccacatgtctcctctttaagtcctcatagctcttctgtctactctgggcggtccggattctatctcgaatgatcgagatcttctcagtggtttcctgaaccacctatggacccatcagtgcctcatcaccaacttcggcccaatatatcggtgatcgacatggtctaccataaagagcctcataaggtgtcATGCCAATGCTGGAGtggtaactgttgttgtaggaaaactcaatcaatctcaaatgatcctcCCAGCTACCTTTAAAATCCAGCACACAAACCCTCAACATATCTTCCATCACCTAATTCACCATTTTCGTCTGTCCatcagtttgaggatgaaaagcagtactcatatccaaagtagtacccatcgccttctgtaaaccaccccagaacttcgaagtgaaatgTGTATCccgatcagaaacaatagaaactggagctccatgaagtctcactacctcatccacatatagttttcctaacacgtccactgagtacttcattgacactggaagaaaatgagccgacttcgtcaaccgatcgatAATCACCCATAtagcatcgtgacccttcttggaTCTAGGCAAtccagtcacaaaatccatagatatctgctcccacttccaaagaggaatagtcaatggcttcaacatgccagctggtcgttgatgttctgcttttacTTGTTGACacgtaaggcacttcgatacaaactccgctacatctttcttcataccgttccaccagaattgtctgcataggtccttgtacatcttgatgttccctggatgaacggtataacATGATCGATGTGTTgtacgaagaacctcctccttgagatcatcacaatccgggacacacaatcttgcccccaacctcaaccctccatcgggttcaactctccactcggaagggcactcatcaagcgtatccactacgagatctgccaacttagcttgtgagaATTTGTCTTGTGCCTGACCccgtatgatcctcgtgatcaatgtgggttgcaccgtgACGCTACCAAGAAAggcccttggttctcctcctgatggtaccaaatcaaactctgatgcagtttcgagcatgaaccattcctgaaccataagtgaagccaccacacctctcggtttcctgTTCAAagcatcggccaccacatttgcctttcccgggtggtactccaatgtgaagtcataatccttgaggagatccatccatctcctctgcctcatattcagctccttctgtgagaacaagtacttcaaactcttatgatctgagaaaagttgaaacttctcaccatacaaTAAGAAATAAGGATTCTATGGTAACAAGGGAAAATATTGGTTAAGGTTTGCACATGATTGAATCGATCTATGTATAACATTCAAGAAACCTTAAAAGTGAAATGTATGTTGTGGTACATTCTGTGGATAGTACAGATTAGTTTCATTGGTACCAACATTTCTGATACGCTAAATAATTATAGAATGAGTCTTTAGGATTTATCGGTTTGTGATAATGAGTAAACTCTTCCAAGTGTCTTGAACTCTAATTCTCAAGATGCCTGGCATTGGGAATATTCTAATTTATTGGTTTGTTGTAAATGCATGTCAGTTTGTGATTTGGTGTAATTGTTCTTAATTCTCTCATTGTAACAATAGCGTTAATTTAGCATAGCTACTGCTATACAGTCTAAACACTTTCTACACATATCATAAACTTTTAAATGGTCTTTTGATTAAGAAGATGAACTTGTGTAAACCTAAAAGCAGATTGATGAAGTGAGGATAAAGTAGTATAAGTGTCTCTTGAAGTATCATGTTCATTAGCTTGCTTCCTCAAGGACTAGGGGTTTGCACAACTTGTGTTTTGTAGTTTGCTGATTTTAGGGTTTGCATTTGCTTTAAAAACCAAGtacaatattattatttttctgattatAGGCATATGCAAGTAGTGTAGGCTAACTTCTGGCCAAGctagtatgtatgtatgtaggTTGACTTTTGGCTAAGTATGTGTTTAGACAAAACATCTAGCTAAAAATGATGGATTTAGTACGTTatgataatttattttttgataattttgttaAGATTTATgccgtttttgttttgtttctggtTGATTATGGAATTTGTATTAATTGATGGATTATTGTCTGCCTTCAATCATGTCATTTAAGCAGATGAAAAGCATATCATATTGTCTATGAATGATAGACAATGGCTTCTCATAAAAACAGATGTATAAAACTATTGTCTAACAAAACTCAAGACAAGagtcaaaataaaagaaaccaATGAGGTAATATATTGAAAGCATTGACGTCTGTGATCATATACACAAGCATAAAATGAACGAACCATTGTCCATAATGATTTAGATAACTACTTTGTGAATGATCAATGTTTGACATCATTATacaatgtaattttcagaAAAATCATTGTCCGGAATGAACTCAGTCAATATGGTGAACAAAATAATCATTGTCTCATGTCTTTCAAATAGTAGTACCAGACTAGAAAGGAATCATTGTTAAAGATCTGTTAATACAATGTTTTATgtagattttgtttttggataTCAGATAACAAGTCAGTTAACTTAGtctattgtttgagttggGTCATAGACAATGTTTCTGTGCATTGTCTAAACAAACAAAGAGACAATTGTTCAATAGGCAATGACACAACCCTTTATTAGACAATAGTcaaaaattattgttcatcTCAATTGTTGGTGTAATGTTTACTTTTATTCTTGCTTgtgaaacaccaaaaaccCCACCCTTTGATTACTTGTACGTATTCTCATCGTCACCTTCTTTACATCTCCATCATCTGTCACTTCTTCAATTAGTTAGGTGACTTAACTAGTTGTGTTTCAGATTAGTTAGTTTTTGTTTGATCTTTTGTTAGCAAATTAAATACTCTTAGATTCTAATATTAATCGACTattgtttattttatattacgattgataattttttacaaaattaaataTGAGGCTATTttaactatattatatatgtttttttatcaatACATGCATCAATCATCCGTGATCCATAACAATCCATTATAACGTATGAtacaaacaaaaccaaaaggaAAAATACCTACAGTTTTCATGCCATCTTCACTTCGAAAaccaattaaacaaaaaactcCCGAACCCTTAAGCTTCTTAATTATATTACTTCCATATTTATATAGAAAAGAAACGATGAAAATCTGATAGCTAGTTAATAGAGAACTCACAAAGCCAATTAATCTAGCTAGGCACTTCGAGCCAACCTCTCCTGGAATTCAAGGTTAGACCTTTCCTTCTGTAGCTTCATGTCTTGCCTGAACTTGTATATAAACTCCTCCGCCCTCTCGTCCACGACCCGCAGCTGTGGCGACCTAGCGACCACTGCTTGCCATGCATCTTCAACGCTATAAACACTCTTGCCGTTTCTCGTTGCAACATTTCCTTCGTCAAGCCCTTCTTTGCCTCTACTTGTTTCAGCTTGCGCATCTAACTGTTGCTTCTTGGTGTGCGTATTGCCTGCAGACTGTGCAAAGAGGTCGTCTATATGTATAGTTGTACCATTCTTATGGAGAAACTTGCTGTTGTGTTGGTAGTGGTGGTTGTAGTATTGGTTCCGAGAAAAGGTAGAGGAAGTTTTAGTGAGAGCGCGTAGTTTCGAAGGGATTAACAAGCGCAGATAGCGCAAGTCAAGAAGGCGGTTAGTGATGGTTTTGATGGTGTTGGGGATGTTGAGCTCGTGGACTTTCAACTGTACTTTTCCAGTGAAGCTCTTCCATGCCTTCTTAGCACGGCCGAGCTTCTTTGCTAGCATCCAGCGTGGCATCGAAGCTTTCGAAATCATTGGGTTTTCAATTGATGACAGAAGAATTGAGGAGCGAGAGAGTTCTAAACCAGTTAGGTTTCGGTCGCAAAGAATGGGCGTATGATTGTTCTTGTGGAAGAAGCTTTGATTCCCTAGCCAGTCGTACGTATTCTAATTAAGTTAACAATTTCTGGAATATATGTCATTGTATATATGCTCACGTTAGCCAGCCAACTAATTAAGAAAGGTCGTTCAAGCTTTGtaatgggaatagtaaagtcTCCATTAAAAAAGTTCGATCATGTTTGCTTAGACAacgtggtatttcactttccgCAAGCTTGGAGGCCCCAGATTGAAGCATTTCCTTGCGTCCTAAGTTTGGTGGGAGACGAAAATCAAAGTATAATACTGTAAAGAACaatcatgtttttcttttggtttgaaTGGTGGGGTTTAAAGAACAATCACCTTGTGTTGTTTTGTTAAGAAGATCTGCAATTTGTGAATTTTCTACATGATATATTGGTCTTGCCACTTCTCcattttagtttgttgaacAACTAGGGCTTCAAGAAAGTTATATGCCCCTGGCCATTGGTACAACTAGTTCTAAACTTAAATTATATGCAAGTGATCGACTTTCCAACCAGGTAAAGTTGGCTGCTAGCTCCTCAaactttctttctctttggtGATATATTGAAATCCACGTCTTTGGGCAACATGCATGAACGACAAGGCATTAGATATAAAGGAATGGTCGATCATTTTCCTTCTAACTTGCTTTCCATGTCAATGGAGCTGGCTAACTTAaaagaaaccctaatctcagaCCATTCTTTtttcatgatgatgatgtccATCTCCTAGCATGACGCTCCTGCTATGCttaaaaccttctccggcaaGTTCCATACATATGTAACTGTACTTCAATTTTTCCTTTCCTCATGACAAAGCTATTGGCGTCTATGTCCTAGTAGCAATCAGCATTCTCCGGCCTACGTATTATAGTAGCATCCATTCTTAAGCTTGTAAAAGAAGTCATATAAAGGGattaaatttccttaaaattcATAcggatttttcttttttgcgtGTGTGCCCCTATACCTCCATTCTACCCGAAACTTGTCATGATGTAAGCATCTAAGAATCCAATTGACCTCCTTTTTTTTAGGATGGAAATAATTTCATTCAACAAGAGTCAAGGACGCCAAGTACTCTACAAATCTAACTGTTACCATCTCCCGGTAGACAAATATTTATGGCTCGAGCCACAATACTACAATTAACCTCCATTCTGAAAATGAGGGGCAAAAGAAATGAGTCTTTTAGAGCAACTCCAACCGTTTGGTCTTTTGCCAGATGGACAGTGCAATGGTTATCATTGACGGGAGAGATTGTTTCCAACCCAAATGTCAAATCTACATGGCGGACACGTGGTTGATAGTTCTCAACGACACTGTCGAATTTgacaaaaaacaaatttgtcgCGCACCCATATCATGCTCACCTCATGCCCACCACGTAAAAGTCAAGTGtcatttttcttaataaatttataactaGTATTATAAAAACTTAGCATTTACATAAGATGTTGGGTATGATAGAAGTTAacgacaaatttgtttccaaTTTGACACGCTCAATTGAACCtggttttcatttctttaccattatttcttctttctcttcctttctctcttcttctcgtTTTATGCTTCCCCTCTGCATTACTGCATCCCCATAACACTTCGTTTCAATGTCTCCAGTTCTCATCCATCAATTGAAGTGGATTGGTATTTGATTCTCCAGAATAAGGATATGTTGCTACAAATAAACTCATGCCGAAATAGCAATCTCAATGAGCTTTTCAAACACCAATTTTCTCAATTGCAAAAAGtccaagagagagagagagagagagagagagagagagattgtgGATGAGAAACACCAGTTCACATTCCTCATTCAAGATGAACGGTGGTGAGATTCGGGATCCGAGATTTTGGGAGGGACTAAGATCAAGGGTTCGTAGATGAGTGAGGGGTTTTGGTGAGAAGgagaaaatgaagagaaatAATAGGGGAAAATTATGGAGATTGTGGTTCGATCAATATAAACTACAGAGTTAGAAAACAGATCATGAGAAGTAGAGAGAAGAAACAGAAGTAGAGAGAAGAATATAGGATGAGAAGAACAGAAGAAAATAAACTAATATAAAGTTTTGATAAATGGATTGGAGTAGAATTTGAAGTAAAATGTTATTAACTAAATAAGCTGtcaaattttcaagaaaatatTTTACATGTTTGTTGGAGTTGCTCTTAAAGGTTAAGTCATTAAATAAAAACTGCATAACTCAAACAAATGTggctggttttttttttttcggaatGGCCTTGTAAAAGTTTCAGttattaacatcaaattgtaCAGGCTTCATTTCAAAATGTTACTGAAATAATtacttccaaaaaaaaaacaaatttcagTAAATCATGTAATTTTCCAATTACAACAAGAAGGTAGGGCCCAAGGAGCTCCTTCCTTCCCTCCTCGAAATCTTATACGAGTCCGCACCAGAGTCACACACGCTCTCACCTTCATTTCGGTAACGGTCAAAATTCCGATAAGGCCGGAGCCGAGACCAAACCCACCACTGCCATGGCCTCCTCCGCCACCGCCTTCCTCTGCAACCACGCCGCCGCATTCACCTCACCTTCCTTTCCCGCCAGAGCCAGAACCCCCCTCCGGAGGCCGAGGAGGAGCTCTCTCAAACCAACCGCCGTCACCGCCAAGCTGGACCAGAACACGGCGCTGCAGTACCGGAAGCTCGGCGACTCGGACCTCGAAATCAGCGAGATCACCCTGGGCACTATGACGTTCGGTCAGCAAAGCTCGGAGAAAGAAGCTCACGAAATTCTCGGCTACGCTTTCGACAACGGCATCAACATCTTGGACACCGCCGAGGCCGTGAGTCGCGCGCTTTGTAACTGTAATCAGTTAAAAATTTGATTCTTATAACGATGTTATTTGGCTTCGATTGAAATTAGTGTATGTTTTGGTTTGTTGCAGTATCCTATACCAATGAAGAAGGAGACGCAGGGATTCACTGACCTCTACATTGCCAGCTGGCTCAAGTCGCAGCAGCGCGACAAGGTAGTTGAGTGGGGATTTAATTAGTGGTAATCAGAGTATTGACGATTCTTTTGTTGATGTGTTTTTGGTGATGTATGGATTTAGATTGTTTTGGCAACAAAAGTATGTGGGTATTCGGAGAGGGCTAGTTACCTGCGTGACGATGCAAAGCTCACGAGGGTGGATGCTGCCAACATTAGAGAGAGTGTGGAGAAAAGCCTTAAGAGACTTGGTACGGATTACATTGATCTATTACAGATTCATTGGTGAGTGCGCTGAACAAAGCTCGCGATGTTTGCTAGTTTGTATGAGTATATTCTCacctaattcttgattctgtgTGATTCGTATCTGCAATTTAGTATGGTGCAATTTAAGTTAGGACTTACGACTAATGAACATTTAGAATTGGAGATGTCTGTCAACTGGTTCTTACTTTGCCGCTCATAGGCGCGTCTGGAGATTACTTTACCATTTGTATGAATTACTGGAGATTACTATTTTTATAGGAAGTTGAGTCCCCTGGGAAGGACCTggttattttctgttttcataCATGCTAATCAGACATGTCTGTTTTCATAACTAGTTTGTCTCTTTGTATATTACATTCATAGGAGTAACCTGAGAATTTTATGTTAATTTAATGCATTGGAGCTCCTTGATTAGACTtcatagaaacaaagaaatcagAAAAGCATTATCATTTACAAAAGCTCCTAAACTGATTCATGATGATGATATGATTAATTGATACAGCAAGTTCATATTCCGGAAATGGAAATCTGAATGTTAATTGGTTGTTTTCGGAAAGtaatttattttgttcaaTCCAGGCCAGATCGCTATGTGGCATTATTTGGTGAGTATTGCTATGATCCTTCCAAATGGAGGCCAAGTATGCCATTTGTGGAGCAACTGAAGGCTcttaaagaaatggttgatgAAGGAAAGGTATAGCTATTCAAACCAACTTATAAGTTTTGACTTTCTGgcataaatgtaaaagtacCTTCCAGATCGAAAGTTGCATAGAAATAAGTAAGCTTTCATGACTTGTTGTAATAtgtaaattgaaaagaaacatcaCCATCTTAGTGTATTGGTTTTCTCTCTTTAAATCAGTTCAAATTGTTAAATTCAAATTTATCCCCAAAAAAATTTAGTTTGACAAATTTGGTGGTTTATGAGTGTGCTCAAGAAGCTAAAGCTTAAAACTGTGTTTGTTTGGTAACTAATATGATAAATGGAGTGTCAGATATTTCCTAGAATTTCTTCACATGCTGCCTTGAACCTTTGACTCACAAGGCCTTTTCAATTGTATAGGTACGTTATATTGGTGTTTCCAATGAGACTTCATACGGAGTGATGGAGTTTGTGCATACTGCTAAAGTTGAAGGACTACCAAAGATCGTCAGTATCCAAAACAATTACAGTCTGCTTGTAAGaactcattttgaaagtaaGTCGTATTCTGATTCTGTAGGTAGATAATTCAGAATAT
This is a stretch of genomic DNA from Argentina anserina chromosome 4, drPotAnse1.1, whole genome shotgun sequence. It encodes these proteins:
- the LOC126791785 gene encoding uncharacterized protein LOC126791785, translated to MISKASMPRWMLAKKLGRAKKAWKSFTGKVQLKVHELNIPNTIKTITNRLLDLRYLRLLIPSKLRALTKTSSTFSRNQYYNHHYQHNSKFLHKNGTTIHIDDLFAQSAGNTHTKKQQLDAQAETSRGKEGLDEGNVATRNGKSVYSVEDAWQAVVARSPQLRVVDERAEEFIYKFRQDMKLQKERSNLEFQERLARSA
- the LOC126791476 gene encoding uncharacterized protein LOC126791476; this translates as MASSATAFLCNHAAAFTSPSFPARARTPLRRPRRSSLKPTAVTAKLDQNTALQYRKLGDSDLEISEITLGTMTFGQQSSEKEAHEILGYAFDNGINILDTAEAYPIPMKKETQGFTDLYIASWLKSQQRDKIVLATKVCGYSERASYLRDDAKLTRVDAANIRESVEKSLKRLGTDYIDLLQIHWPDRYVALFGEYCYDPSKWRPSMPFVEQLKALKEMVDEGKVRYIGVSNETSYGVMEFVHTAKVEGLPKIVSIQNNYSLLVRTHFEIDLVEVCLPQHHNIGLLAYSPLAGGALTGKYIDSNSDSAKKGRLNLFPGYMERYNKSISREATMKYMEVAKKHGLTPVQLALGFARDRPFMTSSIIGATSVDQLKEDIDAFLSTERPFPPELMTDIEDIYKRYRDPTIF